One part of the Myxococcales bacterium genome encodes these proteins:
- a CDS encoding NAD-dependent protein deacetylase has product MPSSFSDDGGPVSELVRFFRHGKVAVLTGAGCSTESGIPDYRGPTTGRMPRQPIQHAAFLRNALVRRRYWARSFWGWPKFAAARPNAAHAALATLERRGWLSGLITQNVDGLHHQAGSHRVVELHGALSRVVCLSCQSEMARSDLQVELAALNADLAGEAELAPDGDAEVSASWLERFQSPVCGCGGDLMPAVVFFGGHVPPSVLSEAWGVLEQAEALLVVGSSLAVFSGYRFVKRAAEQGKPVAILNRGETRGDALAALRIEGSAGPVLSALARRLDRA; this is encoded by the coding sequence ATGCCGTCGTCGTTTTCGGACGACGGGGGCCCGGTATCGGAGCTCGTCCGGTTCTTTCGCCATGGCAAGGTGGCAGTGTTGACAGGTGCGGGCTGCAGCACCGAGTCGGGTATTCCCGACTATCGCGGCCCCACCACCGGTCGGATGCCTCGCCAGCCGATCCAGCACGCGGCCTTCCTGCGCAACGCCCTCGTGCGCCGGCGCTACTGGGCACGAAGTTTTTGGGGGTGGCCGAAGTTCGCTGCCGCCCGGCCCAACGCGGCTCATGCGGCGCTCGCGACCCTGGAGCGGCGGGGCTGGCTTTCGGGGCTGATCACCCAGAACGTGGATGGACTTCACCACCAGGCCGGAAGCCACCGCGTGGTCGAACTACACGGGGCGTTGTCGCGGGTGGTCTGCCTGTCTTGCCAATCGGAAATGGCGAGGTCGGACCTGCAGGTCGAGCTTGCGGCGCTCAACGCAGACCTTGCAGGCGAAGCCGAGCTGGCGCCGGATGGTGACGCGGAGGTTTCGGCCTCCTGGCTCGAGCGCTTCCAGTCGCCGGTCTGTGGGTGCGGGGGAGACCTCATGCCAGCGGTCGTGTTCTTCGGCGGGCACGTTCCGCCCTCCGTGCTTTCCGAAGCGTGGGGCGTCTTGGAGCAGGCCGAGGCGCTGTTGGTGGTGGGCTCGTCCTTGGCTGTCTTTTCAGGTTACCGCTTCGTGAAGCGTGCGGCCGAGCAAGGAAAGCCGGTGGCCATCTTGAACCGTGGCGAAACCCGGGGTGATGCCCTGGCCGCGCTTCGCATCGAGGGATCCGCGGGCCCCGTCCTGAGCGCCCTGGCGCGCCGGTTGGACAGGGCCTAG
- a CDS encoding bifunctional riboflavin kinase/FAD synthetase translates to MRIYWGRDAFTADPARPGGAVVAIGNFDGVHRGHQALLARAHDVAARTSGRACGVLTFDPHPARHFAPQLAPPMIMPLAARLETLASAGAGFALVQTFDAAFAHTTPEAFVFDHLHAELGVSHVVVGYDFAFGKGRQGNASKLVAWASQVGIGVDVLEPVTVEGIVCSSTKVREFVLEGRVEGAALLLGRPYALEGQVVHGAARGRNLGYPTANVAADTELLPRAGIYAAWATEAPPVSSAAAEVFPSGEAPAWPAAVSVGTNPTFNVQGALSIEAHLIDYSGDLYGKRLRLSFVARLRDELRFDNVEALVRQIAADVTQARDRLLPPSSLGNP, encoded by the coding sequence ATGCGAATCTACTGGGGCCGCGACGCCTTCACGGCGGATCCGGCGCGCCCCGGCGGTGCGGTCGTCGCGATCGGCAACTTCGACGGCGTCCATCGCGGGCACCAGGCGCTGCTCGCGCGGGCGCACGACGTGGCCGCCCGGACGTCCGGACGCGCCTGCGGCGTGCTCACGTTCGACCCGCACCCGGCCCGTCACTTCGCCCCCCAGCTGGCACCGCCCATGATCATGCCGCTCGCGGCTCGGCTCGAGACCCTCGCCAGCGCGGGCGCCGGTTTTGCGCTGGTGCAGACCTTCGATGCCGCGTTCGCCCACACCACCCCCGAAGCGTTCGTCTTCGACCACCTGCACGCCGAGCTGGGCGTCAGTCACGTGGTCGTGGGTTACGACTTTGCGTTTGGCAAGGGCCGCCAAGGCAACGCCTCAAAACTCGTCGCCTGGGCCAGCCAGGTCGGCATCGGTGTGGACGTGCTCGAGCCCGTGACCGTCGAAGGCATCGTGTGCTCGTCCACCAAGGTGCGGGAGTTCGTGCTCGAGGGACGGGTGGAGGGCGCGGCTCTGCTTCTGGGTCGCCCCTACGCCCTCGAGGGCCAGGTGGTCCATGGCGCCGCCCGCGGGCGCAACCTCGGCTATCCCACCGCCAACGTCGCGGCCGACACGGAGCTCCTGCCGCGCGCCGGGATCTATGCGGCCTGGGCCACGGAAGCGCCCCCCGTCTCGTCTGCCGCCGCCGAGGTCTTCCCGTCGGGGGAAGCGCCCGCGTGGCCTGCAGCCGTGAGCGTGGGAACGAACCCCACGTTCAACGTGCAGGGCGCCCTCTCGATCGAAGCCCACCTCATCGATTACAGTGGTGACCTCTACGGCAAACGCTTGCGTCTATCCTTCGTTGCCCGGCTGCGAGACGAGCTGCGCTTCGACAATGTCGAGGCGCTCGTTCGTCAGATCGCGGCCGACGTGACCCAGGCGCGAGACCGCCTCCTGCCCCCCTCATCCCTTGGGAACCCATGA
- a CDS encoding SpoIIE family protein phosphatase, translating to MPGLIIYTNDDTRAVLLQERATIGRAPESDFALPDPILSRCHAEIERRADGYYIVDRGSRNGTFVNDTPVLGARRLQDGDVLRAGESRLTFVDALPDSETAGFLSQPTSEGQRGLTLAREITNPGLGLLEGAAGAGLERLGRAARALASCESLAEVLERGSHLFADLARADAAGIALLEGRPPTVIARASVNRGEGSSHVVPPVELIHQVIAADGAVVARLVETDSGPASAVCIPLRSGGERMLGFAYAARSLGALGPYGYADESVLGLWAHLLAAQIEAARAREVDVAHRRLRSDLGLAALVQQRLMPASAPQIPGYDVAGQCLPSLSVGGDYFDLSTDPDAVRLAVGDVSGKGAGAAMLMMALRAAVRTHWQEDSLGSAAAAINQSFLENLPDDRYATAVLARLTPPTGRLTYVNAGHIPPWLVRASGRIERLTSGGTGLGMLENSLYDSSIVRLHPGDTLVSCTDGVVEAFGREGDRVMEESLLRSAPSLSAETLLARLLEASAPRGGLEGDDRTVLVLKRC from the coding sequence ATGCCGGGGCTGATCATCTACACAAACGACGACACGAGGGCGGTTCTCCTCCAGGAGCGCGCCACGATCGGGCGTGCGCCCGAAAGCGATTTCGCTTTGCCGGACCCGATCCTCTCGCGCTGTCACGCCGAAATCGAGCGCCGGGCCGACGGCTATTACATCGTCGACCGGGGCAGCCGGAACGGCACGTTCGTCAACGACACACCCGTGCTGGGTGCGCGCCGCTTGCAGGACGGTGACGTGCTGCGGGCGGGCGAGAGCCGCCTCACCTTCGTGGACGCACTGCCCGACTCAGAGACCGCGGGATTTCTCTCACAGCCCACGTCCGAAGGGCAACGCGGGCTCACCCTGGCCCGCGAGATCACGAACCCCGGGCTTGGCTTGCTCGAGGGTGCCGCCGGGGCCGGCCTGGAACGGCTGGGCAGGGCTGCGCGCGCACTCGCAAGCTGCGAGAGCCTCGCCGAGGTGCTCGAGCGCGGCAGCCACCTCTTCGCTGACCTGGCGCGGGCCGATGCCGCGGGCATTGCCTTGCTCGAAGGGCGCCCCCCGACAGTCATCGCGAGAGCCAGCGTAAACCGCGGCGAAGGCTCTTCGCACGTGGTTCCTCCCGTTGAGCTCATCCACCAGGTCATCGCCGCCGACGGCGCCGTGGTGGCCCGGCTCGTGGAAACAGACAGCGGGCCCGCCTCCGCCGTTTGTATTCCTCTGCGCAGTGGGGGTGAGCGCATGCTGGGGTTCGCCTATGCCGCCCGCTCGCTGGGCGCGCTCGGTCCTTACGGGTACGCCGACGAGAGCGTGCTGGGGCTATGGGCACACCTCCTTGCGGCCCAGATCGAAGCGGCGCGGGCGCGCGAAGTCGATGTGGCGCATCGGCGTCTGCGTTCGGACCTGGGATTGGCCGCCTTGGTGCAACAGAGGCTGATGCCCGCCAGCGCCCCCCAGATCCCGGGCTACGACGTGGCGGGGCAGTGCCTACCCAGCCTGAGCGTGGGCGGCGACTACTTCGACCTCTCGACGGACCCCGACGCCGTTCGGTTGGCCGTGGGGGACGTGAGCGGCAAGGGCGCCGGAGCCGCGATGTTGATGATGGCCCTGCGGGCCGCCGTGCGAACGCACTGGCAGGAAGATTCTTTGGGCAGCGCAGCTGCGGCCATCAATCAAAGCTTTCTCGAGAACCTCCCAGACGATCGCTACGCCACGGCCGTGCTGGCACGCCTGACGCCCCCTACCGGGCGCCTCACGTACGTGAACGCCGGCCACATCCCGCCCTGGCTCGTGCGCGCCAGCGGGCGCATCGAGCGCCTCACCTCGGGCGGAACGGGGCTCGGCATGTTGGAGAACTCCCTCTACGACTCCTCAATCGTGCGCCTTCACCCAGGCGATACGCTGGTGTCCTGCACGGATGGCGTGGTGGAGGCCTTCGGGCGAGAGGGCGATCGCGTGATGGAGGAGTCCCTCCTGCGGAGCGCCCCCAGCCTGAGCGCCGAGACACTGCTTGCCCGTTTGCTCGAAGCGTCTGCACCCCGCGGGGGACTGGAAGGCGACGATCGCACGGTGCTCGTGCTCAAGCGGTGCTGA
- a CDS encoding MMPL family transporter, producing the protein MARRYAAWVGRHPVAILVVGALLFALGGGLASRLKLKTAFHELLPSDDPGVVALLRTQARMGDLSLLAVGIRSPDKDANLKYAAALTAALRELPREISELATYNVLDLKAFFERNQWLYLSVDDLEQIRDRLRREIGARKNPLFIDLGGDDEDEDERALSQRIEKRRTGLADKFPDGYFMSQDGKYVWVVALPPGGMFVERAGEALLAEARAIIARLDPKGYHPEMTVEPGGPIVTAIASRRAVERDIVWVTVTCLSIVALSIGLYFRRVRSVPLIGAPAALGTVLAFGVAQQAFGYLNASTAFLGSIILGNGINYGIVLLSRYEEARTDGLGYREALAAAMAGVVKGTLTAAVCASAAYLSLMLTSFRGFSQFGVMGGVGVLFCWVANFTMLPAMLVLLDRRASRLGRQVAPWSMAPVGRLLHRHATAILLGSVILTGVLALGTTHFLDAPFEYNFRKLAANVDQSDDQRQFSRSLDDLFGRWPQPTIVLADDISEVESLRTALRAQDEQVNPQRKVIGQVVTIYDMLPGPPEVQEEKLALVSQIHKLANDPALDVLTEAERKKLSAVNPPDDLAVLKPGDLPPLARRPFTEADGTLGRVVLLYPVEQGFSVWNGRDLLEMAAVSQKVTIPSGEGGETKTIETAGHAVVFGAMIRSILKDGPVATGVSLLAVVFLVVLIMRPLSAALSAVLSLILGVIWMVGAAGWAGVAITFLNFIALPITFGVGAEYALNVMARYRQDRDVEAAVASTGGAVALCSWTTIVGYGSLLAARNQALRGFGVMAILGEVACLATAILALPSLILFLKKRKLPMA; encoded by the coding sequence GTGGCCCGACGTTACGCGGCGTGGGTTGGCCGCCACCCGGTGGCGATTCTGGTGGTCGGCGCGCTCTTGTTCGCCTTGGGCGGGGGGCTTGCCTCCCGGCTCAAGTTGAAGACGGCATTCCACGAGCTTCTGCCCAGTGACGACCCCGGGGTGGTGGCGCTGTTGCGAACCCAGGCCCGTATGGGCGATCTGAGCCTGCTGGCGGTGGGCATTCGTTCTCCCGACAAAGACGCGAACTTGAAGTACGCGGCGGCTCTGACGGCCGCGCTGCGTGAGTTGCCGCGCGAGATCTCCGAGCTGGCCACGTACAACGTCCTCGATCTGAAGGCGTTCTTCGAGAGGAACCAGTGGCTCTATTTATCGGTGGACGATCTCGAGCAGATTCGAGATCGGCTGCGGCGGGAGATTGGCGCTCGGAAAAACCCGCTGTTCATCGATCTCGGAGGAGACGACGAGGACGAGGACGAACGGGCGCTCTCCCAGCGCATCGAGAAGCGACGGACGGGCTTGGCCGACAAGTTTCCGGACGGCTACTTCATGAGCCAGGACGGAAAGTACGTGTGGGTCGTGGCCCTGCCTCCTGGGGGTATGTTCGTGGAGCGTGCGGGCGAAGCTCTCCTGGCCGAAGCCAGGGCCATCATTGCGCGGCTCGATCCCAAGGGTTACCACCCGGAGATGACGGTGGAGCCAGGCGGCCCCATCGTGACCGCCATCGCCAGCCGCCGGGCTGTCGAGCGGGACATCGTCTGGGTCACCGTGACCTGCTTGTCCATCGTGGCGCTTTCGATTGGGCTCTACTTTCGGCGTGTGCGCTCCGTGCCTCTCATCGGTGCCCCTGCGGCGTTGGGCACCGTGCTGGCCTTCGGTGTGGCCCAGCAGGCGTTCGGTTACTTGAACGCGTCCACGGCCTTTTTGGGGTCGATCATCCTGGGCAACGGCATCAACTACGGCATCGTGCTGTTGTCGCGCTACGAGGAGGCGCGCACCGACGGCCTGGGATATCGCGAGGCCTTGGCTGCTGCGATGGCCGGCGTGGTCAAGGGCACGCTGACCGCGGCTGTGTGTGCTTCGGCGGCGTATCTGAGCCTGATGCTGACGAGCTTCCGTGGGTTTTCGCAGTTTGGGGTCATGGGCGGGGTAGGTGTGCTCTTTTGCTGGGTGGCCAATTTCACGATGTTGCCCGCGATGCTCGTGCTTTTGGACCGGAGGGCCTCTCGGCTCGGGCGTCAAGTGGCGCCCTGGTCGATGGCGCCCGTGGGGCGGCTTCTGCACCGGCACGCCACGGCTATCCTGCTGGGCTCGGTGATCCTCACGGGTGTGTTGGCCCTCGGCACCACACATTTTCTCGACGCTCCCTTCGAGTACAACTTCCGCAAGCTGGCTGCCAACGTCGACCAGTCCGACGATCAGCGGCAGTTTTCGCGCAGCCTCGACGACCTCTTCGGAAGGTGGCCGCAGCCCACCATCGTTTTGGCCGACGACATTTCCGAAGTGGAGTCACTGCGAACTGCACTGCGCGCGCAAGACGAGCAGGTCAACCCGCAACGCAAGGTGATCGGGCAGGTCGTCACGATCTACGACATGCTGCCGGGGCCTCCCGAGGTGCAGGAAGAAAAGCTCGCCCTGGTGTCCCAGATCCACAAGTTGGCCAACGATCCGGCGCTCGACGTGTTAACCGAGGCCGAGCGCAAGAAGCTCTCGGCGGTGAACCCGCCCGATGACCTCGCAGTGCTGAAGCCCGGTGATCTGCCGCCCCTCGCGCGGCGTCCCTTCACTGAGGCCGATGGCACCCTCGGGCGGGTGGTGCTGCTTTACCCCGTCGAGCAGGGCTTTTCAGTTTGGAACGGACGTGACCTCCTCGAGATGGCGGCCGTCTCGCAGAAGGTCACGATCCCGAGCGGTGAAGGTGGTGAAACGAAGACCATCGAAACGGCGGGTCACGCGGTGGTCTTTGGTGCCATGATTCGCTCCATCCTGAAAGATGGGCCGGTGGCAACGGGGGTCTCTTTGCTGGCGGTGGTCTTCCTGGTGGTGCTCATCATGCGCCCCCTGTCAGCTGCCCTGTCCGCCGTGCTTTCGCTAATTCTGGGTGTGATCTGGATGGTGGGGGCTGCGGGGTGGGCCGGCGTGGCCATCACCTTCCTCAACTTCATTGCGTTGCCCATCACGTTCGGCGTGGGGGCCGAGTACGCGCTCAACGTCATGGCAAGGTACCGGCAAGACCGAGACGTCGAGGCGGCCGTGGCTTCGACCGGAGGCGCCGTGGCCCTTTGCTCCTGGACCACCATTGTGGGGTACGGCTCGCTCCTGGCGGCCCGGAATCAGGCCCTGCGAGGCTTTGGTGTGATGGCGATCCTGGGCGAGGTGGCCTGCCTGGCCACAGCCATCCTGGCGCTTCCCTCACTCATCTTGTTCCTCAAGAAGCGCAAGCTCCCGATGGCCTGA
- the murQ gene encoding N-acetylmuramic acid 6-phosphate etherase: MPRGRAPKAPDYAALPTEADNPRSELLDTLPALEVVKLMAEEEANAVKAVRARADVIAQGARLIADTLVKGGRLVYVGAGTSGRLGNLDAAECVPTFGIPPSLVEAVVAGGSRALVKSVEGAEDDTREAEQRMRRIAVGPQDVVCCIAASGVTPFVRAALEYAHSRRAATIFITCGRTVTYEDGSPIADVVIELATGPEVISGSTRLKAGTATKITLNALSTTAFVLLGKTYGGLMVDVRPTNAKLWARATRIVRRLTGLGEEEALALIKKAGGRAKVALVMHHAHVNAVRAKELLVLHRGSLRAIVGDLDVRAGD, translated from the coding sequence ATGCCCCGAGGCCGTGCGCCCAAAGCTCCCGATTACGCGGCCTTGCCGACCGAGGCCGACAACCCGCGTTCAGAGCTGCTCGACACCCTGCCGGCCCTGGAGGTCGTCAAGCTCATGGCGGAAGAGGAGGCCAACGCCGTCAAGGCGGTGAGGGCGCGCGCGGACGTGATCGCGCAGGGCGCCCGTCTCATCGCCGACACCCTGGTCAAGGGGGGGCGGCTGGTCTACGTCGGCGCCGGCACCTCGGGACGCCTCGGCAACCTGGACGCGGCGGAGTGTGTTCCCACCTTCGGCATCCCGCCCTCGCTCGTCGAGGCCGTGGTGGCCGGCGGAAGCCGCGCCCTGGTCAAGTCCGTCGAAGGCGCGGAAGACGACACCCGGGAAGCGGAGCAGCGCATGCGCCGCATCGCCGTGGGCCCGCAGGACGTGGTCTGTTGCATCGCTGCCTCGGGCGTCACGCCCTTCGTGAGGGCCGCGCTGGAATACGCCCACAGCCGACGGGCCGCCACGATCTTCATCACCTGCGGCCGCACGGTGACCTACGAGGACGGCTCTCCGATCGCAGACGTCGTGATCGAGCTGGCCACGGGACCCGAGGTCATCTCGGGCTCCACCCGCCTCAAGGCGGGCACGGCCACGAAGATCACGCTGAACGCCCTGTCCACCACGGCCTTCGTGCTGCTGGGCAAAACGTATGGCGGGCTGATGGTGGACGTGCGCCCCACGAACGCAAAGCTGTGGGCCCGCGCCACGCGCATCGTGCGTCGGCTGACGGGCCTTGGCGAAGAGGAAGCGCTCGCGCTCATCAAAAAGGCAGGGGGGCGCGCCAAGGTAGCGCTCGTCATGCACCATGCCCACGTCAACGCCGTGCGCGCGAAAGAGCTCCTGGTTTTGCACCGGGGCTCGCTGAGAGCCATCGTGGGCGACCTGGACGTACGCGCCGGGGACTGA
- the dapA gene encoding 4-hydroxy-tetrahydrodipicolinate synthase — MFSGVFTALVTPFRNDRVDEEALRRLVNDQIDNGIDGLVPCGTTGESATLDVEEHLRVIKIVVAEAKKRVPVVAGTGANSTKEAIELSKAAQDAGADGMLQVTPYYNKPTQDGLFHHFKTIIEAVPLPTVLYNVPGRTACDLLPETLERLCALDKVVAVKEATGSAARAAEIIARIGDRLAVLSGDDATAFALYALGGKGCISVLSNIAPKDMSAMWDAAVAGQWNEARALHYKLFALSQGLFVESNPIPVKAALAMMGRMTEEIRPPLYPLSAKFRDKLAQQLSQAGLL, encoded by the coding sequence ATGTTTTCCGGAGTCTTTACCGCCCTGGTTACGCCGTTCCGCAACGATCGCGTGGACGAGGAGGCCTTGCGCCGTCTCGTCAACGATCAGATCGACAACGGCATCGATGGTTTGGTGCCCTGTGGCACTACGGGTGAGTCGGCCACGCTCGACGTGGAAGAGCACCTGCGTGTCATCAAGATCGTCGTCGCGGAAGCGAAAAAGCGTGTCCCCGTGGTCGCCGGCACCGGCGCGAACTCGACGAAGGAAGCCATCGAGTTGTCGAAGGCCGCCCAGGACGCCGGCGCCGACGGCATGCTGCAGGTCACGCCGTACTACAACAAGCCCACGCAAGACGGGCTCTTTCACCACTTCAAGACGATCATCGAGGCCGTGCCGCTTCCCACGGTTCTGTATAACGTGCCCGGGCGCACCGCCTGCGATCTGCTGCCCGAGACCCTCGAGCGCCTGTGCGCACTCGACAAGGTCGTCGCGGTCAAGGAGGCCACGGGCTCGGCGGCCCGCGCCGCGGAGATCATCGCCCGTATCGGCGACCGCCTGGCCGTGTTGTCGGGAGACGATGCCACGGCGTTCGCGCTCTACGCGCTCGGCGGCAAGGGGTGTATCTCGGTCCTGTCGAACATTGCCCCCAAAGACATGTCGGCCATGTGGGATGCCGCCGTAGCGGGCCAGTGGAACGAAGCCCGTGCGTTGCACTACAAGCTCTTCGCCCTCTCGCAGGGGCTGTTCGTCGAGTCGAACCCGATTCCGGTGAAGGCGGCGCTCGCCATGATGGGGCGCATGACCGAGGAGATTCGGCCGCCGCTCTATCCGCTCTCGGCCAAGTTCCGCGACAAGCTCGCGCAGCAGCTCTCCCAAGCCGGGCTGCTCTAA
- a CDS encoding serine/threonine protein kinase, whose translation MSLIRATPQATQHGRYTVVRKLAEGGMAEIFLAKQHGSQGFEKPVVLKRIHAALYADEQFRNMLIDEAHISMGLSHNNIVQVLDLGQAGGRYFLVLELVDGWDLGRLLRRAERVGLPFPPELALYVTAQVCRALGYAHAKSSVEGKPLGIVHRDVSPQNVLISEQGEVKLADFGIAKARRKRDNTETGVVKGKIAFMSPEQALGQTLDARSDLYSLGTLLYLLVLGQRPFEGASDLEVLLRVQQGEFTPPLARAPDLHPALVAILERAMCFDRDQRFGSADDMLADVEGALRNTFASPGQTELKQWLLELARRDGEPPIGRQGPGAVPESAIPGGEITGEALVLGEEAARHDEPTLLHEAGSRRENVARLVGAEPTVADLRIGPSWLEEEAPRAIRSTQPSRWTGLLVVVVLCALGAAGFGLWRAAWGTRAAEVTPLPPPPAEDEATPPPPVQPPPRPPASARAERAEPQLRAPPPKTESVDEVPADEAFEGAADVTELPSNTAALPSEDPSRSLPPSRSSRRELPPPPVEGLDELSLPERTREPVAPAPEPVVAEPPPLPDNEPPPHEGAAENAPRGAAEGPAPEGALEPEALGTP comes from the coding sequence GTGAGTCTGATTCGGGCCACCCCGCAAGCCACGCAGCACGGACGCTACACCGTGGTGCGAAAGCTCGCCGAAGGCGGGATGGCCGAGATCTTTTTGGCCAAACAACATGGCTCGCAAGGATTCGAGAAGCCCGTCGTCCTCAAGCGCATTCACGCGGCCCTCTACGCCGACGAGCAGTTTCGCAACATGCTCATCGACGAAGCCCACATTTCGATGGGCCTGTCTCACAACAACATCGTCCAGGTGCTCGATCTCGGCCAGGCTGGAGGGCGGTATTTCCTGGTGCTCGAACTGGTCGACGGCTGGGATCTCGGGCGGCTCTTGCGACGAGCCGAACGGGTGGGATTGCCCTTCCCTCCCGAGCTCGCGCTGTACGTGACCGCCCAGGTCTGCCGCGCGCTGGGATATGCCCACGCCAAGTCGAGCGTCGAGGGCAAGCCGCTCGGCATCGTTCATCGCGATGTGAGCCCGCAGAACGTGCTCATCAGCGAACAAGGCGAAGTCAAGCTGGCCGACTTCGGCATCGCAAAGGCTCGCCGGAAACGGGACAACACAGAGACGGGTGTGGTGAAGGGAAAGATCGCGTTCATGTCCCCCGAGCAAGCTCTGGGGCAAACGCTCGATGCGCGTTCGGACCTCTACTCCCTGGGCACGCTGCTTTACCTGCTCGTGCTCGGGCAACGGCCCTTCGAGGGGGCGTCGGATCTCGAGGTGCTGCTGCGGGTCCAACAGGGCGAGTTCACCCCTCCCCTCGCACGGGCGCCGGACCTTCACCCCGCCCTCGTGGCGATCCTCGAGCGGGCCATGTGCTTCGATCGGGACCAGCGCTTCGGCTCCGCCGACGACATGCTCGCCGATGTCGAGGGGGCCCTGCGCAACACCTTTGCCTCTCCGGGCCAGACGGAGCTCAAGCAGTGGCTGCTCGAGCTTGCCCGCCGCGACGGGGAGCCCCCCATCGGGCGGCAGGGCCCAGGGGCCGTTCCCGAATCGGCAATCCCGGGCGGCGAAATTACCGGAGAAGCCCTGGTGCTGGGCGAAGAAGCGGCAAGGCACGACGAGCCGACCCTGCTGCACGAGGCCGGGTCACGGAGGGAGAACGTGGCACGCTTGGTCGGCGCCGAACCTACCGTGGCTGACTTGCGCATCGGGCCCTCCTGGCTCGAAGAAGAAGCGCCGCGCGCCATCCGATCGACCCAGCCTTCGCGCTGGACGGGCCTCTTGGTGGTGGTGGTACTCTGTGCTTTGGGCGCGGCGGGCTTCGGGCTGTGGCGGGCCGCCTGGGGAACCCGCGCGGCCGAGGTGACTCCGCTCCCCCCACCTCCCGCGGAGGACGAGGCGACGCCCCCACCGCCCGTGCAGCCGCCCCCCCGCCCCCCCGCGAGCGCCCGAGCCGAACGCGCGGAGCCGCAACTGCGCGCGCCGCCCCCGAAAACCGAGTCCGTCGACGAAGTGCCGGCAGACGAGGCCTTCGAGGGCGCAGCCGACGTCACGGAGCTACCGTCCAACACCGCGGCTTTGCCTTCCGAGGATCCCTCGAGGAGCCTGCCTCCTTCCCGAAGCTCCCGTCGCGAGCTGCCGCCGCCGCCGGTCGAAGGGCTCGACGAGCTGTCCTTGCCTGAACGCACCCGGGAGCCCGTCGCGCCTGCCCCCGAGCCTGTCGTCGCCGAACCCCCACCCTTGCCCGATAACGAGCCGCCGCCCCACGAAGGCGCGGCCGAGAACGCACCCCGCGGCGCGGCAGAGGGACCGGCCCCCGAAGGCGCCCTGGAGCCCGAAGCGCTGGGAACGCCCTGA
- the dapB gene encoding 4-hydroxy-tetrahydrodipicolinate reductase, which produces MSTRIAVLGASGRMGRAIIRIISQTDHARLAAAIERPGADASGADAGTLAGLAPLGVAVDTKAPAPGSTDVWIDFTSPSATLANIAAAAAAGAGIVIGTTGLSEAQKAEVGTYAQRMPIVLAPNMSVGVNTLLKLVSDAARTLGTGFDIDIVEAHHKMKRDAPSGTALRLAEAAAEGRGVALDAVACYSRHGDVGPRPPGEIGIQTLRGGDVVGDHTVFFFGPDERIEITHRASSRDAFARGAVRAALWLAGKTPGLYDMRDVLGLR; this is translated from the coding sequence ATGAGCACGCGCATCGCCGTTCTGGGCGCCTCTGGCCGCATGGGCCGCGCCATCATTCGCATCATCAGCCAAACGGACCACGCCCGGTTGGCTGCCGCCATCGAACGCCCTGGCGCCGACGCCTCGGGCGCCGACGCCGGAACGCTGGCGGGGCTTGCCCCCCTGGGCGTCGCGGTCGACACCAAAGCCCCCGCCCCGGGAAGCACCGACGTCTGGATCGACTTCACGTCACCCAGCGCCACCCTGGCCAACATCGCCGCAGCCGCAGCCGCGGGGGCAGGCATCGTCATTGGCACCACGGGCCTTTCCGAGGCACAGAAGGCCGAAGTGGGCACCTACGCGCAGCGCATGCCCATCGTCTTGGCGCCCAACATGTCCGTGGGGGTCAACACCTTGCTCAAGCTCGTGAGTGACGCCGCCCGCACCCTGGGCACCGGCTTCGACATCGACATCGTCGAAGCCCATCACAAGATGAAGCGCGACGCCCCTTCGGGTACCGCTTTGCGCCTGGCCGAGGCCGCCGCCGAGGGCCGCGGCGTCGCGCTCGATGCCGTCGCCTGCTACAGCCGCCATGGCGACGTGGGGCCGCGCCCACCGGGGGAGATCGGCATCCAGACGCTGAGGGGTGGCGACGTGGTCGGCGACCACACCGTGTTCTTCTTCGGGCCCGACGAGCGCATCGAGATCACCCACCGAGCGTCGTCTCGAGACGCGTTCGCCCGGGGCGCCGTACGCGCGGCGCTGTGGCTTGCCGGAAAAACGCCGGGGCTCTACGACATGCGCGACGTGCTGGGACTACGCTGA